The genomic stretch GTCCTGCCAGGTGATGGCGCGCTCCGTCAGGCACTGCAGGGCCTCCCCCTCGGGCAGCCGCACGGGCAGCTTCTGCAAGGCCACCAGCAGGGCCAGGATGGTCTCGAGGCGCGGGCGGCGGGAGCGCTGGCACAGCGGGCACAGGAACTTGGTGTCCCACTCCCACCAGGCAGGTGAGGGTTTCTGGGCGCCCAGGCGGGGCCAGGCCACGCAGGGGGCGTGGAACCAGTCGCGGCAGAGCTCACAGCGCAGCATGCGGGGCCCGGGCGGCTGGCCGCACACGCAGGAGGGGGGGCCAGGCGCCGGCGGGCCGGGCTTCAGTGCGTTGGCACGGCGCAGCCGCAGGAtgccctccttctccttctgctCGCCCTCCTTGAACGCCACGATCTggcgggacggggggggggggtcagtggggagggggcagcctgcGCTAACCAGCCCCCCTGCCGTTGCAGCCTCAATTCGCTTCCCGATGCCCGCCACACCCCCAGCGCAGCTGCGCCTCCGAGTCTCCTGgtccctttccctgcagccccctgccaagTCTGGTTCCAGCTTCCCGTATTCCTTCCCTGCTGCCTGCTGGCTCACCCTGCGCGAGCCAAGGCTCCTTGCCAGCCGCAGCCTCCGCTTTCCTTCCTGCACCTGCGCCCCGGCCATGCCAGTGGTGCCAACTTCACCTTTCCATTCCCTGACCTGCTGCCGCTCCCCCCATGCCAGCAGTAcacttccccttctctctgctgctgccgctccccccATGCCAGGCAGTCcagcttccctttccttcctgcccctgccGGTCCCCCCATGCCAGTGGTGCCAGGGTCTCCTCTCTTTTCCCTGCCCGCTGCGGGGCCCCCCCCTTGCCAGTTGTCcagcttccctttccttccctgctgctgccagtcACCCCAATGCCGCGGTGCTCGGTCTTGCCACCGCCGTCTCCCCTTTCTTCCCTGCCGCTGCCGGACCCCTCAGTAGGTGCCAGCTTACGCcctttcctttccctgctgctgccgACCCCCCTGCCGCCTGCCGGCCTCCCCTTCCATGCCTTGCTGTGCCAGCTTCCCTTTCTTCCCTGCCCGCTCCGCCCCCCCCGCATGCAGCGGTTTGCAGCCTCCCCTTTCCTTCTGCCCGCTGCCGGCCCCCCATGCCGAGCAAGTGCAGCCATGCTcgcttttccttccctgccctcccaaTCTCCTCCTCTCGTTTCCCACCCCGcagcccccccacactccccctccGTCTCTCCTAGGTGCCAGAGGGGCAGGCCACGACTGCGCCACTCACCAGAGCCGGCGGTCGCCGCAGCGTCCTGAGCCGCACAGCCCCAGGCTCTCGGTGTCCGACTGTACGATGCCGAGCTCTGGCTCCCGCCATTGGTGCGCttggggctggctgcccagcGTCACCGCACAGGGGCCAgcacctggggggcaggggcggtTGGGCTCGGCTTCAGTGCCCCCCTCCCGTAGCgacccagccccccacccattGCCCCCCCTGGACTACACCCTCCCCACAGCCACCACATGGGCCTACAGCCCACACCCCTCTGTCCCGTTGGGACCTACAGACGCCAAACCCCCACCAGGGAGGCCCCCACTGCCGCTGCCCGATGGACCCAGaggcccccaccccccacgccCACAGCACCACACACCTCCAGCAAGGATGTGTAGCAGGACTCTTCCTTTGCGGCAGGTCTTGGAGCCTTCTCGCGCAGAGCCTGCTGACCCACTGCACCTCAGCTGCGCAGCTCCTCCAGCCGCACCGGCACGGTCCGCGCCCCGGCCAGCCCCTCCAGGTCATCAGGCGGGTGTCGATCCCGTTCTGGGACGAGGGGGGGGGTCACGCCTCCCCCACAGGCCCCCAGCTTCCCCTGTGCCCCCCAAGCACCTTTGATCTACCCAGGTCCCCCCAGAACCCCCCCCagacagcccccgccccccatgggTCTGGATGCTCCTCCGTCCGGCGATCCAGGCCGGCTTTGGCCAGCGCCTCTTTCAGCGGCCAGGCTGTTGGGCAGGTGCCGGGACGTTCTCCGTTCCTTGATGATGGCTTCCGCGTGCCGGGTGTGCTTATGCCTGGGGGTATGGTACGGCTCAGGTCCCCCCGGCTCTAACCATCAGCCCCCCCGTCCCTTCCCACAGCCagcgagaacccaggagtcctgttcccagccccgcccccactctacccccagaccccactccctccgAGAGCTGGAGAGAACCAAGGTCCCTGCGCTTCCCAGGCCCCACTCTCCTCCAAGGCTGGGAGAGACCCCAGGCCGCGGGCTTCCCCTGACTCCCGAGCCGTTTAAGAGCTCCCCGGCGGTCCTGCTGCCCCAGACCCAGGTGGACCGGGCTCTCACCGGCCTCGAGGCAGAGATGGGCCTTCTCCTCCAGCGAAACTGGCGAATGGTCAGCAGCTCCTGAGTCGCCCGAGCCTTTCTCCCGCCGGCTGGCGAGGCCCGGGTGCACCGCCCTGGCCAGCACGACCAGAGGGCCAGGCAACACCGATCCACCGGGACCGGGCGCACAGCTGGCCCGCCATTCCCTCTTCCCAGCCCGCGCCTAGCTGGACCTGGCCGCTCCGCTGGGCGTCTCAGGGCACAGCACGCCCAGCGGCCCCTGCGCCACCAGCCCTGAGGGGACTGCACTGGCGGGACCAGCCCCCgcagcctctgccctgctctggAACGCAAGCACCCGCTCCGCACGCTGCGGGGCGGGATCGTGGGCTGGTACCCAACCCAGCCCCATGCGGTACCCCTACTCAGGCCCAATCTCCCCGTTCCTGCCGCCCCGCACCGCCTgacaggggtggtcagggagtTCAGGGCGGGCCGGGTACCCCAACTCAGCCCATTCCCCATCGCTGCCGCTCCAGCACCACCTACGGGGGGGCATATGGAATAGGCAGGGACCAGGCGCCCCAAACCAGTGCCCAGGtaccccccacccagccccatctccccaccctgTCTGCTCCAGCACCACCTGTGGGGGGCCGGGGAGTCAGGACGGGGCTGGGTAccacccccaacccagcccctgGGTACCCCCTAACTCAGCCCCATCTCCCCATCCTGCCCGCTCCAGCATCACCTGCGGGGGGCCAGGGAATCAGGGCAGGGCCAGGTACCCCCCACGCAGCCCCATCTCCCCATCCTGCCCGCTCCAGCATCACCTGCGGGAGGCCGGGGAGTCAGGGCGGGGCCGggtaccacccccagcccagcccctgggtACCCCCCAACCCACTCCAGCACCGCCtgtgggggggacagggagtcaGGGCGGGGCTGGGCCTGGGCACCTCCTCAACCCAGCCCCGGCCCGGGTAAtcacccccacccagcccccaggtACCCACCCTGCCCGCTCCAGTACTGCCTGCGGGGGGCCAGGGAgtcagggtggggaagggcctgggtaCCCCcaacacccagccctgcccctgggtaaccccccaacccagctccccTCCGCCTGCCACGGTGCCCGCTCACCTGCACATCGGCCAGCTGGTGCATGACGCAGGGCACACTGCTCATGCGCTCCAGGAAGGTGCGCAACTCCTCCAGCGACAGCGGCACAGCAGGCACCCTGGGCAAGAGGGGCACCAGGTTAGCCTGAGGAACTGCCCACCACTAGGGGGTTCGGAAATGGGAGGGGTCAGGAAGCCTGCTGGCCCCCCACAGGAGGGGCGCAGACAGAGGTCCAGCTCCCCgatccagcccagcccccactcacCCGGTCTCCAGGCCGCTGATGAGCCCCAGAGCGTCGGAGACACAGCGCTCGGCCTCGGCCAGGCAGCTCTTCAGCCGATGTAGCAGCTCGTTGTCAGGGAACTTGCGCTCGCGAGCCTCCGACTCCAGCGCTCGCAGCTCCTCTAGCGCTGCAACGAGACATGGCTCAGGCTCCCTCTCCCCCGCCggctgaggggctgggagccaggactcctgggttctctccccagctcggggaggtgagtgggggctaatggttagagcaggggggctgggagcctggactcctgggttctctccccaggttggggaagtggggaagggctgggactggggaacaAGGCAGCACTCAGGAAAGGCAGGGCGGGGAAGGGGCACGTGGGTGGGTTCAgaccccctctctctccacagggaacccaggcgtccggcgaGCACTTACTCCTCTTGCGCCCGTCCTCCACCTCCAGGGCGATTCGAACCTTGTTGGCCCAGGTGTCAAAGGACTCGGCCCGAACCTTCAGCTTGTGCAGCATGGCCGGGAGCTCGTCCAGCGTGTAGCGGTACCTGCAGGTACAGGGTCAGCCAGGCCGCATGGGGACTCCAAGTACTGccttgggaggggaagggagggcctagggcctggactcctgggtcccgTGGCACCAGGGGGAAGGCCCGGGGCTAGGTACAGGGGGAGAGGGCCCAGGACTGGGATCCCGGTCTCCTGGGTCCCGTGGCCGGCCGGgggagggcccagggctgggatcccggactcctgggtcccgtGGCCGGCCGGGGGAGGTCCTGGGTCTCATGGCCGGctgggggagaacccagggctgggatccCGGACTCCCGGGTCCCGTGGCCCACCTGAGGTACTGGCGGCTGCTAGGGCACTTGCAGAGGTCGTGGATGTGGTAGAGGCAGACCAGGCGGGTGGGGCAGTCGTAACAGGCCAATGCCGAAAGGAAACACGTTGTCTTGCACTTGTCGCACTGGCGCTCGTCATCCGGGAGCAGCTCGAAGGCCTCGCGCTCTGCCTCCGTCACTCCCTGGGTGAGGAGAGGGGTGAGCACAGAtcctgtgcccccagccccacacacccccccacatcccccagccccccaccttgTCCAGCAGGGCCTTGCGCAGCTTGCGCTCCTCCTGCACCAGGATGAACACCTCCTTGTGCACGGCGGCCGCTAGGTTGAGGTCGAGCTTCTCGGGGCAGGCGGCCATCTTGCAGATCAGCTCCTCATGCGAGAAGACGCAGTAGCGGCGCAGGCGGCGGTAATGCTCAATGCACTGGCGCCCGGCCGGCAGCTGCAGAAGAAgggaggaacccaggagtccaggctcatCGTCATTGGAACCCAGGCATCTaggtgcccagcccccacccccggctctaaccattagatcccactccactcccagagccagggggagaacccaggagtccgggctcccagtcCAACAGCTCTagaacccctcccctcccagagctgggcagagaacccaggcgtccgggcgcACTcacccagtcagcagtgcagaagtTCACAGCTTCCGCGAAGTTGTAGCCCTGGTTGAAGCCGCTATGATAGGCCCGGGGGAAGGTGATGACAAACTCTCCTGCACACTGATTGGTCCGGACGACCTGTGGGGGCGGGAGGAGACAGTGAGTGGGAAGGGGGGTTGGGAGCAAGGTGAGGGGCACGGCGCTAGGGGGCGAGGCAGGGGCCCGGTGAAGGCCGGGTTCACAGTGGGGGGTGCCAAGGCACAGGTGGGCAGTGGAGGTGCAGGGGAGGGAACAATGAGCATGGCAGCAGAGGGGCggatggggaagaggagatgGGGTGTGGCCAGGGTAGGGAGGAGGTGGCAGCAAGTGGCAAACAAGCAGTAGGGGTGTGGCtgcaggagggaagtgggaggggccaGGGCACCAAGTGGGTTGCACAAGGGGCGGGGCCAAGGCAACACAGGAGGCGTGGCTGGGGCAGAGCACTCACCGGGCCATGAGGGTGTTGGGGGTTCATGAGGGTGATGAGCGGCTGCAGCGTGGGGAGCATGGCCGGGGCAGAGGGGGCGTGGCCAGGGCAGTGCAGGGGCGGGACACTCACCAGCACACCATGGGCCATGAGGACGTTGGGGTTCATGAGAGTGACGAGCAGATGCAGTGCAGCGGGCATGGCCAGGGCAGACGGGGCGTGGCCggggcagtgcaggggcgggGAAGTCACCGGCACACCGTGCGCCATGACAGTGATGAGGTTAATGAGGGTGACGAGCGGGTGcaatgtggggggtggggccagagcagaggggGCGGGGCCATGAGGGTGTTGGGATTCATGAGGGTGACGAGCAGGTGCAGCACAGGGGCGGGGCACTCACCGGCACGCGTGCGCCATGAGGGTGTTGGGGTTCATGAAGGTGACGAGCAGGTGCAGTGCAGGTGGCGGGGCTGGGGCAATGCAGGGGCGGGACACTCATCGGCACACCATGGGCCATGAGGGTGTTGGGGTTCATGAGGGTGACGAGCGGGTGCAGCGTGGGGGGCGGGGCCAGAGCAGAGGGGGCGGGGCCATGAGGGTGTTGGGGTTCATGAGAGTGACAAGCGGGTGCAGAGCGGGGGGCGTGGCCGGGGCAGTACAGGGGTGGGGCACTCACCGGCACGCCGTGCGCCATGAGGGTGTTGGGGTTCATGAGGGTGACGAGCNNNNNNNNNNNNNNNNNNNNNNNNNNNNNNNNNNNNNNNNNNNNNNNNNNNNNNNNNNNNNNNNNNNNNNNNNNNNNNNNNNNNNNNNNNNNNNNNNNNNNNNNNNNNNNNNNNNNNNNNNNNNNNNNNNNNNNNNNNNNNNNNNNNNNNNNNNNNNNNNNNNNNNNNNNNNNNNNNNNNNNNNNNNNNNNNNNNNNNNNNNNNNNNNNNNNNNNNNNNNNNNNNNNNNNNNNNNNNNNNNNNNNNNNNNNNNNNNNNNNNNNNNNNNNNNNNNNNNNNNNNNNNNNNNNNNNNNNNNNNNNNNNNNNNNNNNNNNNNNNNNNNNNNNNNNNNNNNNNNNNNNNNNNNNNNNNNNNNNNNNNNNNNNNNNNNNNNNNNNNNNNNNNNNNNNNNNNNNNNNNNNNNNNNNNNNNNNNNNNNNNNNNNNNNNNNNNNNNNNNNNNNNNNNNNNNNNNNNNNNNNNNNNNNNNNNNNNNNNNNNNNNNNNNNNNNNNNNNNNNNNNNNNNNNNNNNNNNNNNNNNNNNNNNNNNNNNNNNNNNNNNNNNNNNNNNNNNNNNNNNNNNNNNNNNNNNNNNNNNNNNNNNNNNNNNNNNNNNNNNNNNNNNNNNNNNNNNNNNNNNNNNNNNNNNNNNNNNNNNNNNNNNNNNNNNNNNNNNNNNNNNNNNNNNNNNNNNNNNNNNNNNNNNNNNNNNNNNNNNNNNNNNNNNNNNNNNNNNNNNNNNNNNNNNNNNNNNNNNNNNNNNNNNNNNNNNNNNNNNNNNNNNNNNNNNNNNNNNNNNNNNNNNNNNNNNNNNNNNNNNNNNNNNNNNNNNNNNNNNNNNNNNNNNNNNNNNNNNNNNNNNNNNNNNNNNNNNNNNNNNNNNNNNNNNNNNNNNNNNNNNNNNNNNNNNNNNNNNNNNNNNNNNNNNNNNNNNNNNNNNNNNNNNNNNNNNNNNNNNNNNNNNNNNNNNNNNNNNNNNNNNNNNNNNNNNNNNNNNNNNNNNNNNNNNNNNNNNNNNNNNNNNNNNNNNNNNNNNNNNNNNNNNNNNNNNNNNNNNNNNNNNNNNNNNNNNNNNNNNNNNNNNNNNNNNNNNNNNNNNNNNNNNNNNNNNNNNNNNNNNNNNNNNNNNNNNNNNNNNNNNNNNNNNNNNNNNNNNNNNNNNNNNNNNNNNNNNNNNNNNNNNNNNNNNNNNNNNNNNNNNNNNNNNNNNNNNNNNNNNNNNNNNNNNNNNNNNNNNNNNNNNNNNNNNNNNNNNNNNNNNNNNNNNNNNNNNNNNNNNNNNNNNNNNNNNNNNNNNNNNNNNNNNNNNNNNNNNNNNNNNNNNNNNNNNNNNNNNNNNNNNNNNNNNNNNNNNNNNNNNNNNNNNNNNNNNNNNNNNNNNNNNNNNNNNNNNNNNNNNNNNNNNNNNNNNNNNNNNNNNNNNNNNNNNNNNNNNNNNNNNNNNNNNNNNNNNNNNNNNNNNNNNNNNNNNNNNNNNNNNNNNNNNNNNNNNNNNNNNNNNNNNNNNNNNNNNNNNNNNNNNNNNNNNNNNNNNNNNNNNNNNNNNNNNNNNNNNNNNNNNNNNNNNNNNNNNNNNNNNNNNNNNNNNNNNNNNNNNNNNNNNNNNNNNNNNNNNNNNNNNNNNNNNNNNNNNNNNNNNNNNNNNNNNNNNNNNNNNNNNNNNNNNNNNNNNNNNNNNNNNNNNNNNNNNNNNNNNNNNNNNNNNNNNNNNNNNNNNNNNNNNNNNNNNNNNNNNNNNNNNNNNNNNNNNNNNNNNNNNNNNNNNNNNNNNNNNNNNNNNNNNNNNNNNNNNNNNNNNNNNNNNNNNNNNNNNNNNNNNNNNNNNNNNNNNNNNNNNNNNNNNNNNNNNNNNNNNNNNNNNNNNNNNNNNNNNNNNNNNNNNNNNNNNNNNNNNNNNNNNNNNNNNNNNNNNNNNNNNNNNNNNNNNNNNNNNNNNNNNNNNNNNNNNNNNNNNNNNNTCAGGGCCAGGGGGCAGGGTCCCCCATAGAGACTCACAAGGCCGGGGCCTGcggctggggaagccaggccgtTCCCTCtggaccctgctcagccctaGGGGCCCAGCCAGCCCGGTCCCCCCTCTCCAAAcagccccaggagcccagccagccccccacaatCAGCCGcaggggcccagccagcccaatttcacccccctccacccccaggggcCCAGTCAGCCAGgcgccccaccccccgccccactcagcaccaggggcccagcccccccgctcACCGCCATGACGCATTTGGGGCAGCGCCAGACCCCCTTGGGGATCTCGGgcagggggggcagcaggcagaagATGTGGTAGTTGTCGTCGCAGCCATCACACAGCAGCAACTTGTCGTCCTCGTCACCGCGGGCGCAGATCCGGCACACGTACGAGTCGATCTAGGGGGTAGGGGGGGTCAGGGAGTGGGGCCGTCAGGGACACTGAGCCTAGCGCACCGGGGGGCACCAGCTCCCACCTGCCACGGGGCAGgcacaggctggctcagggggcgcGTTTGGGGTCACAGATGCAGACACACAGCCAGGTCAGAGGTTTGGGGGGCCCAGTCACCTAGAGGGCCCCCACCTGCTCAGGAGGTTGGGGCACAGTCCAGTCAGGTCAGGGGTCCCAGGCCAGAGTCCCAGCCGgtttggggtcctgatccaagGGCCCGGTCGGCtcaggagggaagtggggcccAGTTATCTCAGGgggccccagcccaggggcctggTCGGctcaggagggaagggggacccAATCACCTCGAGGGTCCCAATCCTGGGGCCTGGCCAgcatgggggtcctgacccaggggcccagccagttCAGATGGTCCCGGCCGGCTAAGACAGTCCTGGCCCAGGATCCCGGCTGCCTCAGGATGTTCCAGCTCGCTCAGAGggtcccagccccagggcccGGACGGCTTGGGGGTGGTCCCAGCCCCTCACTTACGAACTGCGTGTTGCCGTGGCTGCGGCGCAGGCGCATGGTCATCTTGGTGCAGGGCTCCGGGCTGTGCCgcagctcctccttcacctccaggAAGGGGCGGGGAGATGCCGGCTCCAGCCGGTGATCCACCCCGGGGGGCTCCTCCTTCACCACCACCGTGGGGGGGCACTCGGGGCCCTCCTtgtctgggggaagggagaggagtcaGCACAGGCCACCGCCACCACCGCCACCCCCTGCCGCCAGGCCGGGCCCCCCCTCACCTTTCTTCCGCAGGGTCTTGTCCTTGGCCACCAGCCCCAGGCCCAGCATCTTGGGGCCGGCGCCGTAGATCTGCAGCTTCTTCAGCTCCGGGTTCTTCTCGATGTCCTCCTCGGTGGGCTCCGGCTAGGGGGGCAGGGTAGAGTCAGCCGGGGTGGGGCTCTggttcccccactcccacccccccccaggacccataaagcactgggctggagcaggggctgctgtGAGGTGCGGGCCCACTCGGGCCCAGCCtaggggggcagagagagagcaatGCAGGGGGTCCGGACAGATGTCAGCAACTGTCCCCAGGCCGCTTGCTCAGCTGCCaaagggaaggggctggcaggttCGGGGCAGGCCTTGGACTCCtgcaaaagggggtggggggcaacgGCCACAGCAATGGGCTGGGGGGGACTCAGGGGTCGCCCCAGATTGCAGTGAGGATGGACAaagcccagctgctggcaaacaggtacaaagagagacagagcaggaagccagaactcttgggttctctggggggcagtggggcctACTGGTCAgaggggggaggggccaggacacctgggttctgctcctggctctaGGAGGGAAGTGGGATGTAGTGGTTAGAGGGGGGcgtgggagccaggatgcctgggttctctccccagctctgggagaggagtggggacgAGTGGGTCATACAGCAATTGTAAGTTTACAGGCACCAAACTGACttacgggggaggggagggccccTGTCCAATCACACGGCAAGGTGgacaggagaacccaggagtcctagcccCCCATCCCGCTCTTAACAACTGGACCCCACTGCCCTgccagagaacccaggcatcctggctcctgccccagacTTGCTGGTCAGCTGGGGGGCCGGCCCCTCACCTCCTGCTGCAGCCGCTTGGCTCGGCGCCCGTAGCTGTTGAACTTGGAGGGCTGCACTGAC from Chelonoidis abingdonii isolate Lonesome George unplaced genomic scaffold, CheloAbing_2.0 scaffold0727, whole genome shotgun sequence encodes the following:
- the LOC116833549 gene encoding lysine-specific demethylase 5C-like; this encodes TLSPQVVLEEGGYEAICRDRRWARVAQRLAYPSGKNIGSLLRSHYERIIYPYEMYQSGANLVCDARPFDSEEKDKEYKPHSIPLRQSVQPSKFNSYGRRAKRLQQEPEPTEEDIEKNPELKKLQIYGAGPKMLGLGLVAKDKTLRKKDKEGPECPPTVVVKEEPPGVDHRLEPASPRPFLEVKEELRHSPEPCTKMTMRLRRSHGNTQFIDSYVCRICARGDEDDKLLLCDGCDDNYHIFCLLPPLPEIPKGVWRCPKCVMAVSGGAGPLLVTLMNPNTLMAHGVPVVRTNQCAGEFVITFPRAYHSGFNQGYNFAEAVNFCTADWLPAGRQCIEHYRRLRRYCVFSHEELICKMAACPEKLDLNLAAAVHKEVFILVQEERKLRKALLDKGVTEAEREAFELLPDDERQCDKCKTTCFLSALACYDCPTRLVCLYHIHDLCKCPSSRQYLRYRYTLDELPAMLHKLKVRAESFDTWANKVRIALEVEDGRKRTLEELRALESEARERKFPDNELLHRLKSCLAEAERCVSDALGLISGLETGVPAVPLSLEELRTFLERMSSVPCVMHQLADVQAVLEWVGGYPGAGLGVVPGPALTPRPPAGAGPCAVTLGSQPQAHQWREPELGIVQSDTESLGLCGSGRCGDRRLWVSQQAAGKEYGKLEPDLAGGCRERDQETRRRSCAGGVAGIGKRIEAATAGGLVSAGCPLPTDPPPPSRQIVAFKEGEQKEKEGILRLRRANALKPGPPAPGPPSCVCGQPPGPRMLRCELCRDWFHAPCVAWPRLGAQKPSPAWWEWDTKFLCPLCQRSRRPRLETILALLVALQKLPVRLPEGEALQCLTERAITWQDRARQLLASSELAGPLERLAALRQRLHGDAGALRETSCNEQPKLSLENGDATLPEKMGPFTSGNVPHVFSAPGWGQGLAPRVR